A single window of Rhodohalobacter sp. 614A DNA harbors:
- a CDS encoding TrbC/VirB2 family protein, whose amino-acid sequence MKTHIKTLIRTITALPLLIIVPAVAFGSTTGGGAIGGQLQITQIIWDIVDFLTGPIAIALIVLGFIVGAGTIAVARQNDAAGWQRLGKVIIGATIAFGAIGLVNLFFGGAVI is encoded by the coding sequence ATGAAAACACATATAAAAACACTAATTCGAACCATTACGGCTCTTCCTTTACTCATAATAGTTCCAGCGGTAGCATTTGGATCCACGACCGGCGGCGGGGCCATAGGTGGTCAGCTGCAAATTACACAAATCATATGGGATATCGTCGATTTTCTGACAGGCCCAATTGCTATTGCCTTAATCGTTTTAGGGTTCATTGTAGGTGCAGGGACAATTGCCGTTGCCCGACAGAATGATGCAGCGGGGTGGCAACGACTTGGAAAAGTTATTATTGGTGCTACCATTGCTTTTGGGGCGATAGGCCTTGTAAACCTTTTCTTCGGGGGAGCAGTCATTTGA